Proteins encoded within one genomic window of Blattabacterium cuenoti:
- the coaD gene encoding pantetheine-phosphate adenylyltransferase yields the protein MEKKIAVFPGSFDPITLGHYDIIIRSLNLFDKIIIVIGKNYEKKNMFSFKKRKEWIQKTFIGVSKIEIDTCQGLMISFCKKKQAKFLLRGIRNQLDFEFEKNMYYANRELEKERKNCIETVFILSSYSKSHISSCIVRDIIRNGGDYTVFVPPSVRI from the coding sequence ATGGAGAAAAAAATTGCTGTTTTTCCTGGTTCTTTTGATCCTATAACTTTAGGGCATTATGATATTATTATTAGATCTTTAAATTTATTTGATAAAATAATTATAGTTATTGGAAAGAATTATGAAAAAAAAAATATGTTTTCTTTTAAAAAAAGAAAAGAATGGATTCAAAAAACTTTTATAGGAGTTTCTAAAATAGAAATAGATACATGTCAAGGTCTTATGATTTCTTTTTGTAAAAAAAAACAGGCTAAATTTTTGTTAAGAGGAATTAGAAATCAATTAGATTTTGAATTTGAAAAAAATATGTATTATGCTAATAGGGAATTAGAGAAAGAGAGAAAGAATTGTATTGAAACAGTGTTTATTCTTTCTTCTTATAGCAAATCTCATATTAGTTCTTGTATTGTAAGAGATATCATAAGAAATGGTGGTGATTATACTGTTTTTGTTCCTCCTTCCGTAAGAATTTAA
- a CDS encoding PSP1 domain-containing protein — MEKLCYSCLKKNGCSDKKNKRKQCFIKFDVMDWLSNIQSPFGFLDHNHNLVEVQFKNDRKEFFYKKQNLLLRKGDFVTVESKFGGYDVGVVTITGELVKLQIRNKNISLNSLKKKIYRKSTDKEIDIWNFYKKKELKSLFQARKIAKNLNLSMKICDVEYQGDGKKVTFYYTAENRIDFRKLIKKFASTFRIRIEMRQIGYRQEAAKIGEIGSCGRELCCSTWLKTFKSVNTNSARYQQLSINMEKLTGQCNKLKCCLNYELDVYLSEIKDFPDINEKIYTEKGIAQCMKIDVFKKKMWYSYIKNPNTWFKIEKKKIKDILKKNKNNQIAPSLEKLSTINDSIHQTELTYYNNI; from the coding sequence ATGGAAAAATTATGTTATAGTTGTTTAAAAAAAAATGGATGTAGTGACAAAAAAAATAAAAGGAAACAATGTTTTATAAAATTTGACGTAATGGATTGGTTATCTAATATACAAAGTCCTTTTGGTTTTTTAGATCATAATCATAATCTAGTGGAAGTTCAATTTAAAAATGATAGAAAAGAATTCTTTTATAAGAAACAAAATCTCCTCCTTAGAAAAGGAGATTTTGTTACTGTAGAATCTAAATTTGGTGGATATGATGTTGGAGTGGTAACCATAACTGGAGAATTGGTAAAATTACAAATACGTAATAAAAATATTTCTTTAAATTCCTTAAAAAAAAAAATATATAGAAAATCAACAGATAAAGAAATAGATATATGGAATTTTTACAAAAAAAAAGAGTTAAAAAGTCTTTTTCAGGCTAGAAAAATTGCAAAAAATTTAAATCTTTCTATGAAAATTTGTGATGTCGAGTATCAAGGGGATGGAAAAAAAGTTACATTTTATTATACAGCAGAAAACAGAATTGATTTCAGAAAATTGATTAAAAAATTCGCTTCAACATTTCGTATACGTATAGAAATGCGTCAGATAGGATATAGACAAGAAGCAGCGAAAATTGGAGAAATAGGATCTTGCGGTCGTGAACTTTGCTGTTCTACTTGGTTGAAAACTTTTAAAAGTGTCAATACTAATTCAGCAAGATATCAACAACTTTCAATCAATATGGAAAAATTAACTGGACAATGTAACAAATTAAAATGTTGTCTTAACTATGAATTGGATGTCTATTTATCCGAAATAAAAGATTTTCCAGATATTAACGAAAAAATATACACAGAAAAAGGGATAGCACAATGTATGAAAATTGATGTTTTCAAAAAAAAAATGTGGTACTCTTACATTAAAAATCCAAATACCTGGTTTAAAATAGAAAAAAAAAAAATAAAGGATATTTTAAAAAAAAATAAAAACAATCAAATAGCTCCTTCATTGGAGAAATTATCAACAATTAATGATTCTATTCATCAAACAGAATTAACATATTATAACAACATATAA